Proteins from a single region of Pseudarthrobacter sp. NIBRBAC000502772:
- a CDS encoding LPXTG cell wall anchor domain-containing protein: MKRTFATLGVLGLAMLSVTAPAYAASDFTLCHNGSELTIDISGSGALAGHTRHSDDIIPPNAVLPDGFNWPAGGDPAHPCLAVVVVPPVVVPPVVVPPVVVPPVVDPPVVVPPVVDPPAVVQQAPVAGAAGAVTPAAQTPAPKAAAAKAPAAAAAAVSQGTNEGFNAQTAIGGSEESTTWLAGLGVLLGAGAVVAVRRKSRTESPTAG, translated from the coding sequence ATGAAACGCACCTTCGCAACTTTGGGGGTCCTGGGGCTGGCCATGCTCAGCGTCACGGCCCCGGCCTACGCCGCCTCTGACTTCACGCTCTGCCACAACGGAAGTGAGCTGACGATCGACATCAGTGGATCAGGCGCACTGGCCGGCCACACACGACACTCCGATGACATCATCCCGCCCAATGCGGTACTGCCGGACGGATTCAACTGGCCCGCGGGTGGGGATCCCGCCCATCCCTGCCTTGCTGTGGTGGTGGTGCCGCCGGTCGTCGTGCCGCCAGTCGTCGTGCCGCCAGTCGTCGTACCGCCGGTCGTTGACCCGCCAGTCGTCGTACCGCCGGTCGTTGACCCGCCGGCTGTGGTGCAGCAGGCACCGGTGGCTGGGGCCGCCGGCGCGGTCACACCGGCTGCGCAGACACCCGCACCGAAGGCAGCTGCTGCCAAGGCGCCCGCCGCAGCAGCAGCCGCTGTCAGCCAGGGCACCAACGAGGGCTTCAACGCGCAAACCGCCATCGGCGGATCAGAGGAAAGTACTACCTGGCTGGCCGGTCTGGGCGTCCTGCTAGGTGCGGGCGCTGTGGTTGCAGTGCGCCGCAAGTCCCGGACGGAATCGCCGACGGCGGGCTGA
- a CDS encoding class F sortase, producing MSKHSSIRVARRGVLRVLEVLRVRGWNRGDLAILLCGVLGFLSLTFGAPLLKHGEVAVPRAELSAPFRATPSSAPWPLSGTGEAPGAAPKTATAPAADATTPGPALPEASAPLRILYPAAAIDTAVHPLEPDTSAVATRTVEPPTTMDGYWLTPFGTPGNGSGNTTYIIGHSWEGRDAPFNHLSSAAVVGDTFDVVTATGTIPYRVDSVTTYLKDSLKDSPIWDMVPSRVVLISCYTEDPWGKNVVVSASPAAA from the coding sequence ATGTCCAAGCACTCCAGCATTCGCGTCGCCCGCCGTGGCGTTCTGCGGGTCCTGGAAGTCCTGCGCGTCCGTGGATGGAACCGTGGAGATCTGGCAATCCTGCTGTGCGGAGTCCTGGGTTTCCTGTCCCTCACCTTCGGTGCACCCCTGCTCAAGCACGGGGAAGTCGCCGTCCCCAGAGCGGAACTGTCGGCACCATTCCGGGCCACGCCGTCGTCCGCTCCTTGGCCGCTGTCCGGCACTGGCGAAGCTCCGGGGGCAGCTCCAAAGACGGCAACAGCCCCGGCCGCAGACGCCACCACCCCCGGCCCGGCCTTGCCGGAAGCCTCCGCACCCCTGCGTATCCTCTATCCCGCTGCGGCAATCGACACGGCCGTCCATCCCCTTGAACCGGACACCTCGGCCGTCGCCACCCGGACAGTGGAGCCGCCCACCACCATGGACGGGTATTGGCTGACACCGTTCGGGACTCCCGGCAACGGGTCGGGCAACACCACGTACATCATCGGACACAGCTGGGAGGGGCGGGACGCCCCGTTCAACCACCTCAGCTCCGCTGCAGTCGTTGGTGACACCTTCGACGTCGTCACCGCGACCGGCACCATCCCTTACCGGGTGGACAGCGTCACCACGTACCTCAAGGACAGCCTCAAGGACAGCCCCATCTGGGACATGGTGCCCAGCCGTGTGGTCCTGATCAGCTGCTACACGGAAGACCCGTGGGGCAAGAACGTGGTTGTCTCGGCGTCGCCCGCTGCCGCCTGA